A portion of the Bacteroidota bacterium genome contains these proteins:
- a CDS encoding transglycosylase SLT domain-containing protein, whose amino-acid sequence MADANTISSVGKARAIGATDEASKAKLQKATKDFESLLVGYMLKSMRGTVQKSGMEKDDFGGDMMESMFDMQFAQYISGNSNLGLGQMLYKQLTGEDLPKGAAHQSYTLPPASTVPANKAGSAPPAQPLTPPAQVQKRVESYGDTIQAAAQKYGVDANLIKAVMASESGGKPFARSAKNAKGLMQLVDSTAADMGVKNVWNPQQNIFGGAKYLKELIDKFQGNLPSAVASYNAGPSAVEKQGGVPAIKETKEYVARVLNYLQGYEQQELYTNDDN is encoded by the coding sequence ATGGCAGATGCAAATACCATATCGTCCGTCGGCAAGGCCCGCGCAATCGGAGCGACCGATGAAGCCTCCAAAGCTAAACTTCAGAAGGCAACGAAGGATTTTGAATCGTTGCTGGTCGGATATATGTTGAAGAGCATGCGGGGTACCGTTCAAAAATCAGGAATGGAGAAGGATGACTTCGGCGGGGACATGATGGAAAGCATGTTCGATATGCAATTTGCACAATACATTTCGGGCAACAGCAACCTCGGTCTAGGCCAAATGCTCTACAAGCAGCTGACGGGAGAGGACCTGCCGAAAGGGGCGGCGCATCAGTCGTACACTTTGCCGCCGGCTTCCACCGTGCCTGCGAATAAAGCGGGAAGTGCACCTCCGGCCCAGCCGCTGACTCCGCCGGCGCAGGTCCAGAAACGGGTCGAAAGTTACGGGGACACAATTCAAGCCGCCGCCCAAAAGTACGGGGTCGACGCGAACCTCATTAAGGCGGTGATGGCAAGCGAGTCGGGAGGGAAACCGTTCGCGCGATCGGCGAAAAACGCAAAAGGGCTCATGCAATTGGTCGATTCCACCGCAGCGGATATGGGAGTAAAAAATGTGTGGAATCCCCAGCAGAATATTTTCGGGGGGGCCAAATATCTGAAAGAGCTTATCGACAAGTTCCAGGGAAATTTGCCGAGTGCGGTGGCATCATACAATGCCGGACCGTCAGCGGTTGAAAAGCAGGGAGGAGTCCCTGCGATCAAAGAAACGAAGGAGTATGTAGCGCGGGTCTTGAATTACCTTCAGGGATATGAACAACAGGAACTCTATACCAATGACGACAATTGA
- the flgN gene encoding flagellar export chaperone FlgN, with product MTTIEQFEEILKTEAGVADAILDSLYEQQQAIIQFRDRAIVDAAERGKRLLEPLESLEREREKLCRAFDSTMHPETNGTFRLSGLARSLPNDQAAKILGAGKILKGKVEKIMTVNSQNRMLLDHSLRFVKQSLRIMTDNYTKKLVDTTI from the coding sequence ATGACGACAATTGAACAATTTGAAGAAATTCTTAAAACCGAAGCCGGCGTCGCTGACGCTATCCTGGACTCTCTGTACGAACAGCAGCAGGCGATCATACAATTCCGCGACAGGGCGATCGTCGATGCCGCAGAGCGAGGGAAGCGTCTCCTCGAACCGCTGGAATCTCTCGAGCGTGAGCGCGAAAAGCTCTGCAGGGCGTTCGACAGCACGATGCATCCCGAAACAAACGGGACATTCAGGCTTTCGGGGCTTGCCCGGTCCCTGCCGAACGACCAGGCCGCAAAAATTCTCGGTGCGGGGAAAATTCTGAAGGGAAAAGTTGAAAAGATCATGACGGTCAACAGCCAGAACAGGATGCTCCTGGACCACTCTCTCCGGTTCGTGAAGCAAAGCCTGCGCATCATGACCGATAACTACACGAAAAAATTGGTCGACACAACAATCTAG
- the flgK gene encoding flagellar hook-associated protein FlgK codes for MAGLNDVLNSARSALIAQQLAMEVTSNNVANANTPGYSRERVDFEQSQTTPINKGLLGTGVTASHIGRARDRMIDQQLWGASDSNGKATTEQSILSQVESALNEPSDNGLSEIMNSFFSAFQNLSAQPESSAARNNVIQQAQLMSQSFHNIDANIAQTRSNLVTDVQSKLDSINQLTSDISTLDVSIANATTQGMDPSALEDQRDLKIDTLSGLVNVNVVDDTDGSVMVSIGGTEVASKAGSAALTSSINGNQIQIFAGNSTAPTQITSGQLGGDLECYNTILPDYSSKLDATANALITQINTIHSAGFGVDTPPSTGVNFFTGTSATDIDVSTDVVNDPNKIAASSDGSTGNNQVALALANLQNSAVMNGGTETIPQYYNSFVSNVGADVNSSENTSTNQQLIVNQLQSQRSSVSGVSIDEEMTNLTQYQQAYQAASEVVSVVNQMMQSIITMVQ; via the coding sequence ATGGCAGGCTTGAACGACGTACTGAATTCCGCCCGCAGCGCCCTGATCGCGCAGCAGCTTGCGATGGAAGTGACATCGAACAATGTCGCGAATGCGAACACGCCCGGATATTCGCGCGAGCGTGTGGACTTTGAACAAAGTCAGACAACACCCATCAACAAAGGGCTTCTTGGAACGGGGGTCACTGCCAGTCATATCGGCAGGGCGCGCGACCGGATGATCGACCAGCAGCTGTGGGGAGCGAGCGACTCCAACGGGAAGGCAACCACCGAACAATCGATTCTTTCGCAGGTGGAATCGGCATTGAACGAGCCTTCCGACAACGGCCTGAGCGAGATCATGAACAGTTTCTTCAGCGCGTTTCAGAATTTATCCGCACAGCCGGAATCGAGCGCCGCACGCAACAACGTGATCCAGCAGGCGCAGCTCATGTCGCAGTCATTCCACAACATCGACGCCAACATCGCACAGACCAGAAGCAATCTCGTGACCGACGTACAGAGCAAACTCGACAGCATCAATCAGCTTACGAGCGACATCAGCACTCTCGATGTCAGCATCGCCAATGCGACGACCCAGGGGATGGACCCGAGCGCTCTCGAAGACCAGCGGGATCTCAAGATCGATACACTCTCCGGGCTCGTCAACGTCAACGTTGTGGATGACACCGACGGGTCGGTGATGGTCTCTATCGGGGGAACCGAAGTCGCCTCGAAAGCCGGCTCCGCTGCGCTCACCTCAAGCATCAACGGGAACCAAATTCAGATCTTCGCCGGCAATTCGACAGCGCCCACGCAGATCACTTCGGGGCAATTGGGGGGCGACCTGGAATGTTACAATACAATTCTCCCCGATTATTCGTCCAAGCTCGACGCGACGGCCAACGCACTCATCACGCAAATCAATACGATTCACTCTGCCGGGTTCGGGGTCGATACTCCGCCTTCGACCGGAGTCAATTTTTTCACCGGCACCTCCGCGACGGATATCGACGTCAGCACTGATGTCGTGAACGATCCGAATAAAATTGCGGCATCGTCCGACGGGTCGACCGGCAATAATCAGGTCGCCCTCGCTCTGGCCAACCTTCAGAATTCCGCGGTCATGAACGGCGGGACGGAAACCATTCCTCAATACTACAATTCGTTCGTCAGCAATGTCGGGGCGGATGTGAACTCGTCAGAGAATACCTCCACCAATCAGCAATTGATCGTCAATCAACTCCAAAGCCAGCGATCGTCGGTCTCCGGGGTGTCGATCGACGAGGAAATGACGAACCTTACCCAGTACCAGCAGGCATACCAGGCGGCGTCGGAGGTTGTCAGCGTCGTCAATCAAATGATGCAGTCAATTATTACCATGGTGCAATAA
- the flgL gene encoding flagellar hook-associated protein FlgL, with protein MRVTESSIASNFLNNVNETRDRIMHEQTELATGKSVNTVSDNPQAANTILQLKALLSNNAQYQQNTTFAQTQAQATESAMNSFTNAMISLKGILAQATNGSLTSADMQTYADQIDQLLSEGVDIANTQSNGVYIFGGTNTKQQPFTLAANNASVTANPNGITGSIQIPVNEGVTQVVNLDGQQAFQGTAIFNLMIQVRNELQSGQAPTTAEAQSVDTYIDDVANATGKAGAIMQNLTNNDTMLSGQQTQLQQMLSDQQDSDIAATTLKMNQDQLDLQAALSSGASVLPDTLLNFLK; from the coding sequence ATGAGAGTCACGGAAAGCAGCATCGCGTCCAATTTTCTCAACAACGTCAACGAAACGCGAGACCGTATCATGCACGAGCAAACGGAGCTTGCGACCGGAAAAAGCGTGAACACCGTCTCCGACAATCCGCAGGCGGCGAACACGATCCTGCAATTGAAAGCGCTCCTGAGCAACAATGCGCAATACCAGCAGAATACCACGTTCGCGCAGACACAGGCGCAGGCGACGGAATCGGCGATGAACAGCTTCACGAACGCGATGATCAGCTTGAAGGGAATTCTGGCGCAGGCGACGAACGGGTCGCTCACAAGCGCCGATATGCAAACGTACGCCGACCAGATCGATCAGCTTCTCAGCGAAGGGGTCGATATCGCCAATACGCAATCCAACGGCGTGTACATTTTTGGCGGAACGAACACGAAACAGCAGCCCTTCACGCTTGCGGCCAACAACGCATCGGTCACGGCGAACCCGAACGGCATCACGGGGTCCATTCAGATCCCCGTGAACGAAGGGGTCACGCAGGTTGTGAACCTCGACGGCCAGCAGGCATTTCAGGGAACGGCCATCTTCAACCTGATGATCCAGGTTCGCAACGAATTGCAGTCGGGTCAAGCTCCGACCACCGCCGAAGCTCAGTCGGTCGATACGTACATCGATGATGTCGCCAATGCGACGGGAAAAGCCGGCGCGATCATGCAGAACCTTACCAACAACGATACGATGCTTTCCGGGCAGCAGACCCAGCTGCAGCAGATGTTGTCCGATCAGCAGGATTCGGATATTGCGGCGACGACGCTGAAAATGAATCAGGATCAGCTGGACCTTCAGGCGGCTCTCAGCTCGGGGGCAAGCGTTCTCCCCGACACACTCTTAAATTTCTTGAAATGA
- a CDS encoding flagellar motor protein: MKKSLDIGTAGGLALGFIAIFGSFALEGGSIGALMLIPAMLIVFGGTFGAAMIGTSMKSFTKIGKLINMALFPPKYEVKEAIELIVRFSTVARKDGLLALEKELDKVDNTFMKKILRFAIDGTDPEVLRSLAETEVSNAAQRHAKSSAIFQKMGGYSPTMGIIGTVMGLIATLAAAGEDPNLLIHHIASAFIATLWGVFMANIVWLPISDKLKHVHAEENLFMEIIVEGILSIQVGEIPSIIKAKLNSMLPSSQQESA; the protein is encoded by the coding sequence ATGAAGAAGTCTCTCGATATAGGAACGGCAGGCGGCCTGGCGCTCGGCTTCATCGCCATCTTCGGGTCTTTTGCTCTGGAGGGAGGTTCCATCGGAGCGTTGATGCTTATTCCGGCAATGCTTATCGTTTTTGGAGGAACATTCGGAGCGGCGATGATCGGGACATCGATGAAGAGCTTCACGAAGATCGGAAAACTCATCAACATGGCTCTCTTCCCGCCGAAATACGAAGTGAAAGAAGCGATCGAATTGATCGTGAGATTTTCGACCGTGGCGCGCAAAGACGGGCTTCTAGCGCTGGAAAAGGAACTCGATAAGGTGGACAACACCTTCATGAAAAAGATCCTTCGCTTTGCGATCGACGGAACGGACCCGGAGGTTCTGCGGTCCCTCGCAGAAACGGAAGTCAGCAACGCGGCACAGCGCCACGCAAAGAGCAGCGCGATCTTTCAGAAAATGGGGGGCTATTCTCCGACGATGGGCATTATCGGAACGGTCATGGGATTGATCGCAACGCTTGCGGCAGCCGGTGAAGATCCGAATTTACTCATTCACCATATCGCCAGCGCGTTCATCGCGACGTTGTGGGGGGTCTTTATGGCGAACATCGTCTGGCTCCCGATCTCGGATAAATTGAAGCACGTGCACGCGGAAGAAAATCTTTTTATGGAAATTATCGTCGAAGGGATTCTATCGATCCAGGTCGGAGAAATTCCTTCGATCATTAAAGCGAAACTCAACAGCATGCTTCCATCCAGTCAGCAGGAGAGTGCGTGA
- a CDS encoding flagellar motor protein MotB has product MKKREKHAEHDNEERWLLTYADLITLLLGLFVILYAMSKIDAGKYAQLVSAMGGVFGKEKPGILQGQPGMLQSPIPQLQNERQKIEKEIQNALGSGMKKDLVSVSQNERGITIHIMEELLFSSGSAEFKASSLIVLDSLASVLKKIPNDIRIEGHTDNVPISTPQFPSNWHLSVARAVNAGYYLIQKHGVDAEKVSVVGYAEYRPLLPNTSDENRARNRRVDIVIITNVSHEPLGINNDHKSNNNQVRTLQ; this is encoded by the coding sequence ATGAAGAAACGTGAAAAACATGCTGAGCACGACAATGAGGAGCGCTGGCTGCTGACCTACGCCGACCTCATTACCCTGCTGCTCGGTCTATTCGTCATCCTTTACGCGATGTCGAAGATCGATGCCGGGAAATATGCTCAGCTCGTTTCGGCGATGGGGGGGGTGTTCGGGAAGGAGAAGCCGGGGATCCTTCAAGGGCAGCCCGGGATGCTTCAGTCGCCGATACCCCAGCTTCAAAACGAGCGCCAGAAGATCGAGAAAGAGATCCAGAACGCCCTTGGGTCGGGGATGAAAAAAGATCTCGTGTCCGTGTCTCAAAACGAACGGGGCATCACGATCCACATCATGGAAGAACTGCTGTTCAGTTCAGGGAGCGCAGAGTTCAAGGCGTCATCGCTTATCGTTCTGGATTCCCTGGCGAGCGTATTGAAAAAAATACCCAACGATATCCGTATCGAAGGGCATACGGATAATGTGCCGATCAGCACCCCCCAATTCCCGTCGAATTGGCATCTTTCGGTCGCACGTGCAGTGAATGCAGGATATTATCTCATTCAAAAGCACGGCGTCGACGCCGAGAAAGTCTCGGTGGTCGGTTACGCCGAGTACCGTCCGCTCCTTCCCAATACATCGGATGAAAACAGAGCGCGCAACCGGCGCGTGGACATCGTCATCATTACCAATGTTTCTCACGAACCGCTCGGCATCAACAACGATCATAAATCCAACAACAACCAAGTAAGGACGCTGCAATGA
- the fliW gene encoding flagellar assembly protein FliW, whose protein sequence is MKWKNRQFGELEFTDDLVLTFPDGIIGFETCRRFVLINDEDSQPFRWLVSIEHEDLSFPLLNPQIVLPGYSAGKWQNDGSTVLVVASLGKEIEDATVNLRSPIVIANNERTAQQIILDEERYDFRHPLFAASNPPVKG, encoded by the coding sequence ATGAAATGGAAGAATCGCCAATTCGGAGAGCTTGAATTCACGGACGACCTCGTCCTGACCTTTCCCGACGGGATCATCGGGTTCGAAACGTGCAGGCGCTTCGTTCTTATCAACGATGAGGATTCTCAGCCGTTCCGCTGGCTCGTGTCGATCGAACATGAAGACCTCTCGTTTCCCCTGCTGAACCCGCAGATCGTCCTTCCCGGCTATAGCGCAGGGAAATGGCAGAACGACGGTTCGACGGTGCTTGTTGTCGCTTCGCTGGGGAAGGAGATCGAGGATGCTACCGTCAATTTGCGCAGCCCCATCGTCATTGCGAACAATGAAAGAACGGCACAGCAGATCATTCTTGACGAAGAACGTTACGATTTTCGGCATCCTCTTTTCGCCGCATCCAACCCCCCCGTGAAAGGATAG
- the csrA gene encoding carbon storage regulator CsrA, whose product MLVLTRKFDESIMIGDSVLVKVIAIQDGQVKVGIEAPKDVRILRKEIFEEIHRSNSQAAKASKGAAMQAAKILQKKASPGNQGR is encoded by the coding sequence ATGCTCGTTCTCACCAGAAAATTTGATGAATCAATCATGATCGGCGACTCCGTCCTTGTTAAAGTTATTGCGATCCAGGACGGTCAGGTGAAAGTCGGCATCGAGGCGCCCAAGGATGTGAGGATTCTTCGGAAGGAAATCTTCGAGGAAATCCACCGTTCGAATTCGCAGGCAGCAAAGGCCTCAAAAGGGGCAGCAATGCAGGCGGCAAAAATACTGCAGAAAAAGGCATCACCTGGAAACCAGGGGAGATAA
- the motA gene encoding flagellar motor stator protein MotA, whose amino-acid sequence MFIFIGIAVVIAGVLGGFMLHGGPPGVLLQWSEFLIIGGAAAGSLLVGTPLSILIRVFGNVVSLLKGNQYTKAEYLNLLKSQFELFSIAQRDGLINIEAHIEKPEESSIFTKNPFFLHNHHAVSFFCDSMKLMLGGGIAPHDLESLLDADLETHHEESAVGPSLIQKLGDALPGLGIVAAVLGIVITMQAIDGPPAEIGEKVAAALVGTFLGILMSYGFVQPLATHMEILNQSEERYFECIKTGVVAFAKGNAPTVVVEFSRRVIFSEVRPTFTELEAAIKEVRSSGSQPAQAAAA is encoded by the coding sequence ATGTTTATTTTTATCGGGATAGCCGTCGTCATCGCAGGAGTGCTCGGAGGATTCATGTTGCACGGAGGTCCCCCCGGAGTCCTTCTGCAATGGAGCGAATTCTTGATCATCGGCGGAGCTGCGGCCGGATCGCTCCTTGTCGGAACGCCGCTCTCCATTCTCATCCGCGTTTTCGGAAATGTCGTCTCCCTCCTGAAAGGGAATCAGTATACCAAGGCCGAATATCTCAACCTGCTCAAATCACAGTTTGAACTTTTCAGCATCGCCCAGAGAGACGGGTTGATCAATATCGAAGCGCATATCGAAAAGCCGGAGGAGAGCTCGATCTTCACGAAGAATCCATTTTTTCTTCACAATCACCATGCGGTCTCGTTTTTTTGCGATTCGATGAAGCTGATGCTGGGAGGAGGCATCGCACCGCACGACCTCGAGTCGCTGCTCGATGCCGACCTTGAGACGCACCATGAAGAGAGCGCCGTGGGGCCGAGCCTCATTCAAAAATTGGGGGATGCGCTCCCGGGTCTCGGCATTGTCGCCGCGGTTCTCGGGATTGTGATCACCATGCAGGCCATCGACGGTCCGCCGGCGGAGATCGGAGAAAAAGTCGCTGCAGCGCTTGTCGGAACGTTCCTCGGAATCCTCATGTCGTACGGATTTGTCCAGCCTCTGGCGACGCACATGGAAATTCTTAATCAGTCAGAAGAGCGGTACTTTGAGTGCATTAAGACCGGCGTGGTGGCATTCGCCAAAGGGAATGCCCCGACAGTCGTCGTCGAATTTTCCCGGCGGGTCATTTTCAGCGAAGTCCGCCCCACCTTCACCGAACTTGAGGCCGCGATCAAAGAAGTCCGGTCCTCAGGATCGCAACCAGCACAGGCGGCGGCAGCATGA
- a CDS encoding flagellar motor protein MotB — translation MNHSVTDVPVRIIKKKKGHAGHHGGAWKVAYADFVTAMMSLFIVLWIVGQSKQVKQYVANYFKDPGAFFESTKGGGMFQGTNLVGKEQLIDEYLKRDQEKLKEMGESILKNLGKDESLSHLIDQIKIDTVEEGMRIELLDATKGYFFDVGTATLKPEANRILTIIAHEVGKLPNKVIVEGHTDSRPYSRADGYTNFELSADRANSARRVLVVNGVKEHQIDEVRGYADSRLRNAKDPYDVTNRRISIIIAWQDGKQHGIK, via the coding sequence ATGAACCATTCAGTGACCGACGTTCCTGTCAGGATCATCAAGAAGAAAAAAGGACACGCAGGCCATCACGGGGGAGCGTGGAAGGTCGCCTACGCGGACTTTGTGACGGCGATGATGTCGCTGTTCATCGTCCTCTGGATCGTTGGACAGAGCAAGCAAGTGAAACAATACGTTGCGAACTACTTCAAAGATCCGGGAGCCTTTTTTGAGAGCACCAAAGGGGGAGGGATGTTCCAGGGGACAAATCTTGTCGGTAAGGAACAACTGATCGACGAGTACCTCAAGCGCGATCAGGAAAAACTGAAGGAGATGGGCGAGAGCATTCTCAAAAATCTCGGGAAAGACGAATCGCTGTCGCACCTTATCGACCAGATCAAGATCGATACGGTTGAAGAGGGGATGCGCATCGAACTCCTTGACGCGACAAAAGGGTATTTTTTCGACGTGGGAACGGCAACCCTCAAGCCGGAGGCCAACCGGATTCTTACGATCATCGCGCATGAGGTCGGCAAGCTGCCCAATAAGGTGATCGTAGAAGGGCATACGGACAGCCGGCCGTACTCACGGGCAGACGGCTATACGAATTTTGAATTGAGCGCAGACCGCGCAAACAGCGCACGGAGGGTTCTCGTGGTCAACGGAGTCAAAGAGCATCAGATCGACGAGGTGCGCGGTTATGCCGATTCACGGCTGAGAAATGCAAAAGATCCTTACGATGTCACGAACCGGAGAATCAGCATCATCATCGCATGGCAGGATGGGAAGCAGCATGGAATTAAGTGA
- a CDS encoding HD domain-containing phosphohydrolase, protein MELSEKVRVLLVEDDPIQLKIASHLLGKKGLYDVITAGDAAEAFAAAKERKPALVISDFYLPGGDGLSLCQKIKGDQQLRSTMFMLLTAQSDLDQKIKALETGADDFISKPYNESEFLSRVQVLLRIKKLQDELQQDRDQLQEANKTLQGHFAGIVDLLAKFITLRVPNASLNAEKGARMARWMGERLHLEERDLHELELAARLHEIGKITIPDPLFKRHPDQLTDEEWRRFLEFPLLGETLLHGIPEMEEIAKLVRHQLENYDGSGFPDKLMGNEIHLSCRILRAVNYLEHATRADVTSAENQFDHLSKAKGTSLDPHIAQLLREYLQVTREPSWLEGKEEISILDLREGMVIASDICTGNGTKLLPRETKITRPFIERILAQHHFDPIINNIYVYKAE, encoded by the coding sequence ATGGAATTAAGTGAGAAGGTCAGGGTCCTGCTCGTCGAAGACGATCCGATCCAACTCAAGATCGCGTCGCATCTTCTCGGCAAGAAGGGATTGTATGATGTGATCACGGCGGGGGACGCCGCAGAAGCGTTCGCGGCAGCCAAAGAAAGAAAGCCCGCACTTGTGATCAGCGATTTTTACCTCCCCGGCGGCGACGGGCTCAGCTTGTGTCAAAAGATCAAAGGGGACCAGCAGTTGAGAAGCACCATGTTCATGCTCCTCACGGCCCAATCGGACCTCGATCAGAAGATTAAGGCGCTCGAAACCGGGGCCGATGACTTTATTTCCAAGCCGTATAACGAAAGTGAATTTCTATCGAGGGTGCAGGTTCTGCTTCGCATCAAAAAACTGCAGGACGAGCTCCAGCAGGACCGCGATCAGCTGCAGGAAGCGAACAAGACCCTCCAGGGTCATTTTGCGGGAATCGTCGATCTCCTCGCGAAGTTCATCACGCTGCGCGTGCCAAATGCGTCGCTCAACGCAGAAAAAGGAGCGCGAATGGCCAGGTGGATGGGGGAGCGGCTCCATCTTGAGGAGCGGGATCTGCATGAGCTTGAACTCGCTGCACGGTTGCACGAGATCGGCAAGATCACGATTCCGGACCCCCTCTTCAAGCGCCATCCCGACCAGCTGACGGATGAAGAGTGGCGGCGTTTCCTCGAGTTTCCGCTGCTGGGAGAGACATTGCTTCATGGAATTCCGGAAATGGAAGAGATCGCGAAGCTCGTCAGGCATCAGCTTGAAAATTATGACGGGTCGGGGTTTCCGGATAAGCTCATGGGGAATGAGATCCATCTCTCATGCAGAATTTTGCGCGCGGTGAACTACCTCGAGCATGCAACCCGCGCCGACGTAACGAGTGCAGAAAACCAGTTTGACCATTTATCCAAGGCGAAAGGGACCAGCCTTGACCCGCACATTGCTCAGCTTCTCCGCGAGTATCTGCAGGTGACGCGCGAGCCATCGTGGCTGGAAGGAAAAGAAGAAATTTCAATTCTCGACCTCCGTGAGGGAATGGTCATCGCCTCGGACATTTGCACCGGGAATGGGACGAAGCTCCTTCCCAGGGAGACAAAAATAACGCGGCCGTTCATCGAGCGCATCTTGGCCCAGCATCATTTTGACCCCATCATCAACAACATCTACGTCTACAAAGCAGAGTAG